The following proteins come from a genomic window of Pseudomonas sp. WJP1:
- a CDS encoding aldehyde dehydrogenase, which yields MLDVPLLIGGQSCPARDSRTFERRNPVTGELVSRVAAATLEDADAAVAAAQKAFPAWAALAPNERRTRLFKAAEQLQARSAEFIATAGETGAMDNWYGFNVRLASNMLREAASMTTQINGEVIPSDVPGSFAMALRQPCGVVLGIAPWNAPVILATRAIAMPLACGNTVVLKASELSPAVHRLIGQVLQDAGLGDGVVNVISNAPADAAAIVERLIANPAVRRVNFTGSTHVGRIVGELSARHLKPALLELGGKAPLLVLDDADLDAAVEAAAFGAYFNQGQICMSTERLIVDVKVADAFVDKLAAKVATLRAGDPAAEGSVLGSLVDASAGTRIKGLIDDALAKGARLVVGGQLDGSILQPTLLDGVDASMRLYREESFGPVAVLLRGEGDEALLQLANDSEFGLSAAIFSRDTGRALALAQRVESGICHINGPTVHDEAQMPFGGVKSSGYGSFGGKASIEHFTQLRWVTLQNGPRHYPI from the coding sequence ATGCTGGACGTGCCCTTGCTGATTGGCGGCCAGTCGTGCCCCGCCCGCGACAGTCGAACCTTCGAACGCCGTAACCCGGTGACCGGCGAGTTGGTGTCGCGGGTTGCCGCCGCCACCCTGGAAGATGCCGACGCCGCGGTGGCCGCTGCGCAGAAGGCGTTTCCCGCCTGGGCTGCCCTGGCCCCCAATGAACGCCGCACCCGGTTGTTCAAGGCGGCCGAGCAATTGCAGGCGCGCAGTGCCGAGTTCATCGCGACGGCCGGTGAGACCGGCGCCATGGATAACTGGTATGGGTTTAACGTGCGGCTGGCCTCCAACATGCTGCGGGAAGCGGCGTCGATGACCACGCAGATCAATGGCGAAGTCATTCCCTCGGATGTGCCTGGCAGTTTCGCCATGGCCCTGCGCCAACCCTGTGGCGTGGTGTTGGGCATCGCGCCCTGGAACGCCCCGGTGATTCTCGCCACCCGCGCTATCGCCATGCCATTGGCCTGCGGCAACACCGTGGTGCTCAAGGCCTCCGAGCTCAGTCCTGCGGTGCACCGCCTGATCGGTCAGGTCTTGCAGGATGCAGGCCTGGGCGATGGCGTGGTCAATGTCATCAGCAATGCGCCAGCGGATGCCGCGGCGATTGTCGAGCGGCTGATCGCCAACCCGGCGGTGCGCCGGGTCAATTTCACCGGCTCGACCCATGTCGGGCGCATCGTCGGCGAGCTCTCGGCGCGTCACCTCAAGCCGGCCTTGCTGGAACTGGGCGGCAAGGCGCCCTTGCTGGTGCTCGACGATGCCGACCTGGATGCCGCGGTAGAGGCGGCCGCCTTTGGCGCCTATTTCAATCAGGGGCAGATCTGCATGTCCACTGAGCGCCTGATCGTCGATGTCAAGGTGGCCGATGCCTTTGTCGACAAGTTGGCGGCCAAGGTCGCCACCCTGCGCGCCGGTGACCCCGCAGCTGAGGGCTCGGTGCTCGGTTCGCTGGTGGACGCCAGCGCCGGCACGCGCATCAAGGGCCTGATCGACGATGCCTTGGCCAAGGGCGCGCGGTTGGTGGTCGGCGGACAACTGGACGGCAGCATCTTGCAGCCGACCCTGCTCGACGGCGTCGACGCGAGCATGCGCCTGTACCGCGAGGAGTCCTTCGGGCCGGTGGCGGTGTTGCTGCGCGGGGAGGGGGATGAGGCGCTGCTGCAACTGGCCAACGACTCCGAGTTCGGTTTGTCGGCGGCGATTTTCAGTCGCGATACCGGGCGTGCCCTGGCCCTGGCCCAACGGGTCGAGTCAGGCATCTGCCACATCAACGGCCCGACCGTGCACGACGAGGCACAGATGCCCTTTGGCGGGGTCAAGTCCAGCGGCTACGGAAGTTTCGGTGGCAAGGCATCCATCGAACATTTCACTCAGTTGCGTTGGGTCACCTTGCAGAACGGACCGCGGCACTACCCGATCTGA
- a CDS encoding LysR family transcriptional regulator — protein sequence MIPDEHGDYSSPIPEARMPSLLALRCFESAGRFENFARAADELHLTPGAISRAVRLLEEDLGVDLFERRSRRVFLTDAGRRLAKAVSEGLGLMHQAVREIRTDARRARQLVLSCEPTLLMRWLIPRWSDFQKHHRGMDIHLVAGGGLFSFDHGIDLAIRRDDFPRPPGYHAETLFPEKVGPVCRPEKADQWFDKNSKCLRSSAPLLQTNSRPAAWQEWASAKGLPTPAVEMQSFEHFYFSIQAAVAGLGVAIGPWHLVRDEIQSGMLAAPLGFVEDGSRYCLLSPSPPKPGSLEMDLLDWLQAVG from the coding sequence ATGATTCCTGATGAACATGGTGACTACAGCTCACCAATCCCTGAAGCGCGCATGCCTTCTCTGCTCGCGTTGCGTTGCTTCGAATCAGCCGGTCGGTTCGAAAACTTCGCCCGCGCAGCGGACGAACTGCATCTGACACCAGGTGCCATAAGCCGAGCCGTGCGCTTGCTTGAAGAGGATCTGGGCGTTGACCTGTTCGAGCGGCGGAGCCGCAGGGTTTTTTTAACGGACGCCGGAAGACGCCTGGCGAAAGCGGTGAGTGAAGGGCTTGGATTGATGCACCAGGCCGTTCGCGAGATACGCACCGATGCCCGTCGTGCTCGTCAGCTTGTCCTGTCCTGCGAGCCAACGCTGTTAATGCGATGGTTGATTCCTCGCTGGAGCGACTTCCAAAAACATCATCGAGGGATGGACATTCATTTAGTGGCCGGCGGCGGCCTCTTTTCATTCGACCATGGAATAGACCTGGCCATTCGGCGGGACGATTTTCCTCGCCCCCCCGGCTATCATGCCGAGACCCTGTTCCCGGAGAAGGTCGGCCCTGTGTGCCGGCCAGAAAAGGCAGATCAGTGGTTCGACAAAAACAGCAAATGCCTGCGCTCTTCGGCCCCGCTGCTTCAGACCAATAGCCGGCCTGCGGCGTGGCAGGAATGGGCCAGTGCAAAAGGGCTGCCCACTCCTGCCGTGGAGATGCAATCTTTTGAGCACTTTTACTTCAGCATCCAGGCGGCTGTCGCTGGCCTCGGCGTGGCCATTGGTCCATGGCACCTGGTGCGCGACGAAATCCAGAGCGGTATGTTGGCCGCGCCATTAGGATTTGTTGAAGACGGCTCACGCTACTGCCTGTTATCTCCCTCCCCCCCTAAGCCAGGCAGCCTGGAAATGGATTTACTTGACTGGTTGCAGGCAGTGGGCTGA
- a CDS encoding OprD family porin has translation MPNLPTHDVATASATCVPGINRGLVLALLGLSVLPTQLRAGGFIEDSHGTLTLRNYYLDRQYKDDGAKSAAQEWAQGFIMNMESGFTPGPLGFGLDVRGLMGVKLDSAPDRSGTELLPVSASDNRAADEYSRLAPTAKLRFAQTTVKSGDVSIFLPFAFASPSRLLPQTFRGTTLSSRDFDGLTLNTGYIDRIDKRNSTNYEAMTIASPNRRFNATATTSHMAYVGGDYQVSKTLSLRAYHAEVSDLYQQDTFALLHDLPLGGGTLTSDLRSFFSREDGSAKGGEVDNRNISGLFSYRYGGHKLGIGYMHSSGDSATPYISGTELMGMSELTMASDFLNAKERTWQAIYDYDFVASGVPGLRGRLRYLRGDNIELAAFNAEDRKEREFQMELGYLVQSGPLKNVALVARKAIYRNDFPSGAAFRDENQTRFLVTYTLPIW, from the coding sequence ATGCCAAATCTCCCCACGCACGACGTTGCGACGGCATCAGCCACCTGTGTGCCCGGTATCAACCGAGGGTTGGTCCTGGCGCTGCTCGGCTTGAGCGTTCTACCCACCCAGCTTCGCGCCGGGGGCTTCATCGAAGACAGCCATGGCACCTTGACCCTGCGTAATTACTACCTGGACCGCCAGTACAAGGACGATGGCGCCAAGTCCGCCGCCCAGGAATGGGCCCAGGGTTTCATCATGAACATGGAGTCGGGGTTCACCCCGGGGCCGCTGGGTTTCGGGCTGGACGTTCGCGGGCTGATGGGGGTCAAGCTCGACTCCGCGCCGGATCGCAGCGGTACCGAGTTGTTGCCGGTGTCGGCCAGCGACAATCGAGCGGCGGATGAGTACTCGCGCCTGGCCCCGACCGCCAAGCTGCGGTTTGCCCAGACCACGGTGAAGTCCGGGGACGTGTCGATCTTCCTGCCGTTTGCCTTTGCCAGCCCCTCGCGACTGCTGCCACAAACCTTTCGCGGCACCACCCTGAGCTCCAGGGACTTCGATGGCCTGACGCTGAACACCGGCTATATCGATCGTATCGACAAGCGCAATTCCACCAACTACGAGGCGATGACCATCGCGTCGCCCAACCGGCGTTTCAACGCCACTGCCACGACCTCGCACATGGCCTATGTGGGAGGCGATTATCAGGTCAGCAAGACGCTGAGCCTGCGGGCCTACCACGCAGAAGTGTCCGACTTGTACCAACAGGACACCTTTGCCTTGCTGCATGACCTGCCCCTGGGCGGAGGGACATTGACCAGCGACCTGCGCAGTTTTTTCAGTCGCGAGGATGGCAGCGCCAAGGGCGGTGAAGTGGACAATCGCAACATCTCGGGACTGTTCAGCTACCGATACGGCGGGCACAAGCTGGGTATCGGTTACATGCATTCCAGTGGCGACTCGGCGACGCCCTACATCTCCGGGACAGAGTTGATGGGCATGAGTGAGCTGACCATGGCGTCGGACTTCCTCAATGCCAAGGAGCGCACGTGGCAGGCCATCTATGACTATGACTTCGTGGCGTCCGGAGTACCCGGGCTGAGGGGCCGGTTGCGTTATCTGCGTGGTGACAATATCGAACTGGCAGCCTTCAACGCCGAGGACCGCAAGGAGCGCGAGTTCCAGATGGAGCTGGGTTACCTGGTGCAGAGCGGTCCGCTGAAAAACGTCGCACTGGTGGCGCGCAAGGCGATCTACCGCAACGATTTCCCGAGCGGCGCGGCATTTCGCGATGAAAACCAGACCCGCTTCCTGGTGACCTACACCTTGCCGATCTGGTAA
- a CDS encoding TetR/AcrR family transcriptional regulator, whose amino-acid sequence MAASEAFSATGFDATQTRDIAARAGVPKANLYYYFQSKEHLYAQVLLSFVEPLLKASAALRESDDPVVGLQAYIHARIRIIQENPLSSKAFSHELLFGGKHLPEECKHLLQAEARRNVDCLRSWIDRGLLAPADPEHLMLFIWSATRTYTNLGWQMSLITGTAKPDDADYRSAAATITRMVISGVSLASSSRDTSTSSAPTRSTAPPCARADSTQTER is encoded by the coding sequence ATGGCGGCCAGTGAAGCGTTTTCAGCGACTGGCTTCGACGCAACCCAGACGCGTGACATCGCGGCGCGCGCCGGGGTGCCCAAGGCAAACCTCTATTACTACTTTCAAAGCAAAGAGCATCTATACGCTCAAGTCCTGTTGAGCTTTGTTGAGCCTCTGCTAAAAGCTTCAGCCGCGTTGAGAGAAAGCGACGACCCGGTGGTGGGTTTGCAGGCCTACATACACGCCCGGATTCGCATCATTCAAGAAAACCCCCTGAGCTCAAAAGCCTTCAGCCACGAATTGTTGTTTGGTGGAAAACATTTGCCTGAGGAGTGCAAGCACTTGCTGCAAGCCGAGGCCCGGCGCAACGTCGATTGCCTGCGCAGCTGGATTGATCGAGGCCTGCTCGCGCCAGCCGATCCCGAACACTTGATGCTCTTCATCTGGTCGGCAACCCGAACCTATACCAATCTGGGTTGGCAGATGTCGCTGATTACGGGCACAGCAAAACCGGACGACGCCGACTACAGGAGCGCGGCGGCGACCATTACCCGGATGGTGATCAGCGGGGTGAGTTTGGCTTCATCTTCCCGTGACACGTCCACGTCTTCAGCGCCGACCAGATCGACCGCTCCCCCCTGCGCAAGGGCTGATTCAACTCAGACGGAACGCTGA
- the mhpT gene encoding 3-(3-hydroxy-phenyl)propionate transporter MhpT, with protein MDSPSRRSTLTIALCFIVALIEGFDLQATGTAAAGLRQSFALDPKMMGWVFSAGIIGLLPGAFFGGWVADRIGRKKILVGAVLLFGLFSLCTAYVESYSSLLLVRFMTGLGLGAALPNLIALCAESVSERKRGTAISVMYCGVPLGGALAAVVAMFSSEHWQTTFIIGGLVPLLVVPLMALLLPESSAFRQQHSATGNQRPSSAQALFGEGRTRNTLALWLSYFFTLTVMYMLLNWLPSLLLEQGFSKPQAGLVQMLFNIGGALGSLLGGLLLDRCNGFKVVLFVYAGLLTALAGAGLAVGILPMAIAGFAAGLFVMAAQLVLYALAPPSYPTAVRATGVGAAVAIGRLGSVAGPLAAGQILAAGAGTTGVLLATSPGLVIAALSILTVIARSGTTAEVQLKTAN; from the coding sequence ATGGACAGCCCATCGCGTCGTTCGACGCTGACAATCGCTTTGTGCTTTATCGTTGCGCTGATCGAGGGTTTCGATCTGCAGGCCACCGGCACCGCTGCCGCCGGGCTGCGCCAGAGTTTTGCCCTGGACCCGAAGATGATGGGCTGGGTGTTCAGCGCCGGGATCATCGGCTTACTGCCCGGAGCGTTTTTTGGCGGCTGGGTCGCCGATCGCATCGGCCGTAAGAAAATCCTCGTCGGTGCCGTGCTTCTGTTCGGCCTGTTTTCCCTGTGCACGGCCTACGTCGAGAGCTACTCCAGCTTGCTGCTGGTGCGCTTCATGACCGGCCTGGGCCTGGGCGCCGCCCTGCCCAACCTGATCGCCTTATGCGCCGAATCCGTGAGCGAACGCAAACGCGGCACCGCCATCAGTGTCATGTACTGCGGCGTCCCCCTAGGCGGTGCGCTCGCGGCGGTGGTGGCAATGTTTTCCAGTGAACACTGGCAAACCACCTTCATCATCGGCGGCCTGGTGCCCTTGCTGGTCGTACCACTGATGGCCCTGCTGCTGCCTGAATCCAGCGCCTTCCGCCAGCAACATTCAGCCACTGGCAACCAGCGGCCATCTAGCGCCCAGGCGCTGTTCGGCGAAGGCCGCACACGCAACACCCTAGCCTTGTGGCTGAGCTATTTCTTCACCTTGACCGTGATGTACATGCTGCTCAACTGGCTGCCTTCGTTACTGCTGGAACAGGGCTTCAGTAAACCCCAGGCGGGTCTGGTGCAGATGCTGTTCAACATCGGCGGCGCCCTGGGCTCGCTGCTCGGCGGTCTGCTCCTGGACCGTTGCAACGGTTTCAAGGTCGTGCTGTTCGTGTATGCCGGGTTGCTGACGGCGCTGGCTGGGGCCGGTTTGGCGGTGGGTATCCTGCCGATGGCGATCGCCGGGTTTGCCGCCGGGTTATTCGTCATGGCTGCGCAACTAGTGCTTTACGCCTTGGCGCCACCGTCCTACCCGACTGCAGTGCGAGCCACCGGTGTGGGTGCCGCCGTGGCAATCGGCCGACTGGGCTCGGTGGCTGGTCCCTTGGCCGCCGGGCAAATCCTTGCCGCCGGAGCGGGCACCACTGGCGTGCTGCTGGCAACCTCACCCGGGCTGGTGATCGCCGCCTTGTCGATCCTGACCGTAATCGCCCGCTCCGGAACAACCGCCGAAGTGCAACTTAAGACCGCCAACTAA
- a CDS encoding MarR family winged helix-turn-helix transcriptional regulator, with translation MAKPSPLAETIEAASTSAEMQAPLDSALNDLIGYAMRRAQLKLFQNLISRLSAHDLRPAQFSALAIINQNPGLMQADLARALTIEPPQVVPLLNKLESRALAVRVRCKPDKRSYGIFLSKTGETLLKELNQIAAQSDLDATSALDDQEREELLRLLKKIYQE, from the coding sequence ATGGCCAAGCCCTCCCCCCTCGCCGAGACGATCGAGGCAGCGTCGACCAGCGCCGAGATGCAGGCACCACTCGATTCGGCGTTGAACGACCTGATCGGCTACGCCATGCGCCGTGCACAACTCAAATTGTTCCAGAACCTGATCAGCCGCCTCTCGGCCCACGATCTGCGACCCGCGCAGTTCTCGGCCCTGGCGATCATCAACCAGAACCCCGGCCTGATGCAGGCCGATCTGGCCCGGGCACTGACCATCGAGCCGCCCCAGGTGGTGCCGCTGCTCAATAAACTGGAAAGCCGTGCGCTGGCGGTTCGCGTGCGCTGCAAACCGGACAAGCGCTCTTATGGGATCTTCCTCAGCAAGACCGGCGAGACCCTGCTCAAGGAGCTGAACCAGATCGCCGCGCAAAGCGACCTGGACGCCACCTCGGCACTGGACGATCAGGAACGCGAAGAGCTGCTGCGCCTGCTGAAGAAGATTTATCAGGAGTGA
- a CDS encoding p-hydroxycinnamoyl CoA hydratase/lyase has product MSNYEGRWTTVKVEIEEGIAWVILNRPEKRNAMSPTLNREMIDVLETLEQDPDAGVLVLTGAGEAWTAGMDLKEYFREVDAGPEILQEKIRREASQWQWKLLRMYAKPTIAMVNGWCFGGGFSPLVACDLAICADEATFGLSEINWGIPPGNLVSKAMADTVGHRQSLYYIMTGKTFGGQKAAEMGLVNESVPLAQLREVTVGLARNLLEKNPVVLRAAKHGFKRCRELTWEQNEDYLYAKLDQSRLLDTEGGREQGMKQFLDDKSIKPGLQAYKR; this is encoded by the coding sequence ATGAGCAATTACGAAGGTCGCTGGACAACGGTCAAAGTGGAAATTGAGGAAGGCATCGCGTGGGTCATCCTCAACCGCCCGGAAAAACGCAACGCCATGAGCCCGACCCTGAACCGCGAGATGATCGATGTCCTGGAAACCCTCGAGCAGGACCCGGACGCCGGTGTCCTGGTGCTGACCGGTGCGGGCGAAGCCTGGACGGCGGGCATGGATCTCAAGGAGTATTTCCGCGAAGTGGACGCCGGCCCGGAGATCCTTCAGGAAAAAATCCGCCGCGAAGCCTCGCAATGGCAATGGAAACTGTTGCGCATGTACGCCAAGCCGACCATTGCCATGGTCAACGGCTGGTGCTTCGGCGGCGGCTTCAGCCCCCTGGTGGCCTGCGACCTGGCGATCTGCGCCGACGAGGCGACCTTCGGCCTTTCGGAGATCAACTGGGGCATCCCGCCGGGCAACCTGGTGAGCAAGGCCATGGCCGACACCGTGGGTCATCGCCAGTCGCTGTACTACATCATGACCGGCAAGACCTTTGGCGGGCAGAAAGCCGCCGAGATGGGCCTGGTAAATGAAAGCGTACCCCTGGCGCAACTGCGTGAAGTCACTGTGGGGCTGGCGCGTAACCTGCTGGAGAAAAATCCGGTGGTGCTGCGTGCGGCCAAGCATGGTTTCAAACGTTGCCGTGAACTGACCTGGGAGCAGAACGAGGATTACCTCTACGCCAAGCTCGATCAGTCGCGCCTGCTCGACACCGAAGGCGGCCGTGAGCAGGGCATGAAACAATTCCTCGACGACAAGAGCATCAAGCCGGGCCTGCAAGCGTACAAACGCTGA
- a CDS encoding feruloyl-CoA synthase: protein MSSEFSLQAHAQAQASAPRYRPVSIGNAAVEVTEQQGELHMRSLEALAEMPVRLLDRLVHWARVRPEQTFIAARQDDGQWRRVSYAQMLDSVRAIAQNLLGYGLSADKPLVLLSGNDIEHLQVAFGALYAGIPYCPVSPAYSLLSQDFSKLRHVCDLLQPGLVFVSDAAAYQRAIDAVLPADTPLISVRGQVAGRRQASFTSLLEQSGGAEAEAAFAATGPDSIAKFLFTSGSTRLPKAVITTQRMLCANQQMLLQTFPVFGQEPPVLVDWLPWNHTFGGSHNLGIVLYNGGSFYLDDGKPTAQGFAQTLRNLKEISPTAYLTVPKGWEELVSALEQDAELRECFFKRVSLFFFAAAGLSQSVWDRLDRVAEQHCGERIRMMAGLGMTEAAPSCTFTTGPLSMAGYIGLPAPGCEVRLVPKDGKLEGRFRGPHIMPGYWRSPQQTAEVFDEQGYYCSGDALKLADPDDAQLGLMFDGRIAEDFKLSSGVFVSVGPLRNRAVLEGSPYVQDLVVTAPDRECLGALVFPRLYECRRLAGLDASASDAQVLASASVRQWFADWLQRLNRDASGNASRLEWIALLDEPASIDRGEITDKGSINQRAVLQWRAAQVEALYRGEDPSILRAGPRS, encoded by the coding sequence TTGAGTTCCGAATTCAGTCTACAAGCCCACGCCCAGGCCCAGGCCAGCGCACCGCGCTATCGCCCCGTGTCCATCGGTAACGCGGCGGTCGAGGTGACCGAGCAGCAGGGCGAACTGCACATGCGCTCCCTGGAAGCCTTGGCCGAGATGCCCGTGCGCTTGCTCGACCGCCTCGTGCATTGGGCCCGGGTGCGTCCCGAACAGACCTTTATCGCCGCCCGCCAGGATGACGGGCAATGGCGTCGGGTGAGTTACGCGCAAATGCTCGACAGCGTCCGCGCAATCGCGCAAAACCTGCTGGGTTATGGCCTGTCGGCCGACAAGCCCCTGGTGCTGCTCTCGGGCAATGACATCGAGCATTTGCAGGTCGCCTTTGGCGCCCTGTACGCCGGCATTCCCTATTGCCCGGTGTCGCCGGCCTATTCGCTGTTGTCCCAGGATTTCTCCAAGCTGCGCCACGTGTGCGACCTGCTGCAACCGGGCCTGGTGTTCGTCAGTGATGCCGCGGCGTACCAGCGCGCCATCGACGCCGTACTACCGGCCGATACGCCATTGATCAGCGTCCGTGGCCAGGTCGCGGGTCGTCGCCAGGCGAGCTTTACCAGCCTGCTCGAGCAATCCGGCGGCGCCGAGGCCGAAGCCGCTTTTGCCGCGACCGGCCCGGATAGCATCGCCAAGTTTCTGTTCACCTCCGGCTCGACCCGGCTGCCCAAGGCAGTGATCACCACCCAGCGCATGCTCTGCGCCAACCAGCAGATGTTGTTGCAGACGTTTCCGGTGTTCGGCCAGGAACCTCCGGTGCTGGTGGACTGGTTGCCGTGGAACCACACGTTCGGCGGCAGCCACAACCTGGGCATCGTACTGTACAACGGCGGCAGTTTTTACCTGGACGACGGCAAACCAACCGCCCAGGGGTTTGCCCAGACCCTGCGCAACCTCAAGGAGATATCTCCCACCGCCTACCTGACCGTGCCCAAGGGCTGGGAAGAGCTGGTCTCGGCCCTGGAGCAGGACGCAGAGCTGCGAGAGTGCTTTTTCAAGCGCGTCAGCCTGTTCTTCTTCGCCGCTGCCGGGCTGTCGCAAAGCGTCTGGGATCGCCTGGACCGGGTCGCCGAACAACACTGTGGCGAACGTATCCGCATGATGGCTGGGCTGGGCATGACCGAGGCTGCGCCATCCTGCACCTTTACCACCGGGCCCTTGTCCATGGCCGGTTACATCGGCCTGCCGGCACCGGGTTGCGAGGTCAGGTTGGTACCTAAGGACGGCAAGCTGGAGGGGCGCTTTCGTGGGCCGCACATCATGCCCGGTTACTGGCGCTCACCGCAGCAGACCGCCGAGGTATTCGACGAGCAGGGCTATTACTGTTCCGGTGATGCGCTCAAGCTTGCCGACCCGGATGACGCGCAACTGGGGCTGATGTTCGATGGGCGCATCGCCGAGGACTTCAAGCTGTCTTCCGGAGTGTTCGTCAGTGTCGGCCCGCTGCGCAATCGTGCGGTCCTGGAGGGCTCGCCCTACGTCCAGGACCTGGTCGTGACCGCGCCGGATCGTGAGTGCCTGGGCGCGCTGGTGTTCCCGCGGTTGTACGAATGCCGCCGCCTGGCGGGGCTCGATGCCAGTGCCAGCGATGCCCAGGTGCTGGCCAGCGCGTCGGTGCGCCAGTGGTTCGCCGACTGGTTGCAGCGGCTCAATCGCGACGCCAGCGGCAACGCCAGTCGCCTGGAGTGGATCGCGTTGCTCGACGAGCCCGCGTCCATCGATCGCGGTGAAATCACCGACAAAGGTTCGATCAACCAGCGCGCGGTCCTGCAATGGCGTGCGGCCCAGGTCGAGGCGCTGTATCGCGGAGAAGATCCGTCGATCCTGCGCGCGGGGCCACGGTCGTGA
- a CDS encoding thiolase family protein, which yields MSGAGQYSSFSDVAILEAVRTPWVDVGGALAQVSPIDLGIKVGREVVARAGLDPRAVDTVLAGSMAQASFDAYMLPRHIGLYSGVPQQVPALAVQRICATGFELLRQAGEQLQGGAQLALCVGAESMSRNPIAAYTHRGGFRLGAPVDFKDFLWEALYDPAPGLDMIATAENLARRHGLSREAVDRYALDSHQLALHAQTCGWFSDEIVPVGNEVFELQGYQSRGITLPRRCNEVTQDSHPRATDLPALARLQAIHSEGVQTAGNSCAVVDGAAAALVGQASMSTRPVLAHLLATAVVGVAPEFMGIGPVPAIRLLLERSGLVQDDIALFEVNEAQGAQVLAVARELELDSQRLNRRGGSIALGHPLAATGLRLVMTLARQLREQHLRYGIAAACVGGGQGMAVLIENPDFRG from the coding sequence GTGAGTGGCGCGGGGCAATATTCGTCCTTCAGCGATGTGGCGATTCTTGAAGCGGTGCGCACGCCTTGGGTCGACGTCGGCGGCGCGCTGGCCCAGGTATCGCCCATCGACCTGGGCATCAAGGTCGGTCGCGAAGTGGTGGCCCGTGCCGGGCTAGATCCGCGGGCAGTGGATACGGTGCTGGCTGGCTCCATGGCCCAGGCCAGCTTCGACGCCTACATGCTGCCACGCCATATCGGTCTCTACAGTGGTGTGCCGCAACAGGTGCCGGCCTTGGCGGTGCAGCGTATTTGCGCGACCGGCTTCGAGCTGTTGCGCCAGGCCGGCGAGCAGCTTCAAGGGGGCGCGCAACTGGCATTGTGCGTGGGCGCCGAATCCATGTCGCGCAACCCGATTGCCGCCTACACCCATCGGGGCGGATTTCGCCTCGGGGCGCCGGTGGATTTCAAGGATTTCCTTTGGGAAGCGCTGTACGACCCGGCGCCGGGCCTGGACATGATCGCCACGGCGGAAAACCTCGCCAGGCGTCACGGCCTGAGCCGCGAGGCGGTGGATCGCTATGCCCTCGACAGTCACCAGCTAGCACTGCACGCGCAGACCTGCGGCTGGTTCAGCGATGAAATCGTCCCGGTGGGTAATGAGGTGTTTGAACTGCAAGGCTATCAGTCCCGGGGTATTACCCTGCCGCGTCGATGCAACGAGGTCACCCAGGACAGCCATCCTCGGGCAACCGACTTACCCGCGCTGGCCAGGCTGCAGGCGATTCACTCCGAGGGTGTACAAACCGCCGGCAACAGCTGTGCGGTGGTTGACGGAGCAGCGGCCGCACTGGTCGGCCAAGCCTCGATGAGTACGCGTCCGGTCCTGGCGCACCTGTTGGCCACAGCGGTGGTTGGTGTGGCGCCGGAGTTCATGGGGATCGGCCCGGTTCCGGCGATCCGCTTGTTACTGGAACGCAGTGGGCTGGTCCAGGACGATATCGCGCTGTTTGAAGTCAACGAGGCTCAAGGCGCACAGGTGCTGGCGGTGGCCCGTGAGCTGGAGCTGGATAGCCAACGGCTCAACCGCCGGGGTGGTTCGATCGCATTGGGGCATCCATTGGCCGCCACCGGCCTGCGTTTGGTGATGACCCTGGCGCGGCAATTGCGCGAGCAGCATCTACGATACGGGATCGCCGCTGCCTGTGTCGGCGGCGGGCAGGGCATGGCCGTGCTGATTGAAAACCCGGATTTTCGCGGCTGA
- a CDS encoding LysE family translocator: MSEWIAVITITILACISPGPDFAMVSRNGLLLSRRAGVLTAVGIGMGVLVHVCYTLLGLGLVLQQTPWLFNTLKLAGAAYLVYLGIKMLRSRAAIEQLDAPPPAMSDLAALRTGFLTNALNPKTSIFIVSLFMGVVRPDTTLPVQMAYGLFIAGAHVVWFSLVALCFSAGRVREKLVAARQWIDRIFGGLLVSFGILLTVAQRSV, from the coding sequence ATGAGCGAATGGATAGCAGTAATCACCATTACAATACTCGCATGCATCAGTCCCGGGCCGGATTTCGCCATGGTTTCTCGCAACGGATTGCTGCTGTCTCGACGGGCGGGCGTCCTCACCGCTGTGGGAATTGGCATGGGGGTGCTTGTCCACGTGTGCTACACGCTGCTCGGACTAGGGTTAGTGCTTCAACAAACGCCCTGGTTGTTCAATACGCTGAAGCTGGCTGGCGCTGCGTATCTCGTCTACCTGGGCATCAAAATGCTTCGCTCCAGGGCGGCTATTGAACAGCTGGACGCACCGCCTCCCGCCATGTCAGATCTGGCCGCTCTGCGTACGGGATTTCTCACGAACGCGTTGAATCCGAAAACATCGATCTTCATCGTCAGTCTGTTCATGGGTGTTGTACGACCGGACACCACCTTGCCCGTGCAAATGGCATACGGGCTGTTCATCGCTGGGGCGCACGTGGTGTGGTTCAGCCTCGTCGCGCTGTGTTTCTCAGCCGGGAGGGTGCGCGAGAAATTGGTGGCTGCACGGCAATGGATCGACCGGATTTTTGGCGGCCTGCTCGTGAGCTTCGGGATATTGCTGACAGTCGCTCAGCGTTCCGTCTGA